Proteins encoded within one genomic window of Carassius carassius chromosome 22, fCarCar2.1, whole genome shotgun sequence:
- the LOC132098645 gene encoding cleavage and polyadenylation specificity factor subunit 6 isoform X1, with product MADGVDHIDIYADVEEEFNQESDYPVHEQIDLYDDVISPSANNGDAPEDRDYLDNLPAPGGSEGSKGAPPNVVYTYTGKRIALYIGNLTWWTTDEDLTDAIRSVGINDVLEIKFFENRANGQSKGFALVCVGSDSSSRKLMDLLSKRELHGQNPIVTPCNKQSLSQFEMQSRKISVHPGTQSGQMSGEGKAGPPGIGGRSGFPLGKNRGRFPTPPGPGGDRFPGPGGPGGPPPHFSGMQGPPRPPSGPPGPPGPPGPPPPGQGLLPPLGGPPNRGDRLPPPVMFPGQFGQPPMGPMPPGPPPPGYGPPPGPPPLQQGLPPPGPFPPRPPGPLGPPLGLVPPPHMQGPPPGGPPPAPHVNPAFFPPPGNNNMPSSDGRGPPPGDMYGRPPPYDRDYGPGGRDMDSSRAPLSEAEFEEIMNRNRAISSSAISRAVSDASAADYGSAIETLVTAISLIKQSKVSADDRCKVLISSLQDCLHGIESKSYGSVSGSRRERSRERDHSRSNEKRHRKSRSRDRREDYYRERSRERDRHRDRDRERDREREREYRR from the exons ATGGCGGACGGTGTTGACCACATCGATATTTACGCCGATGTAGAAGAGGAATTTAATCAG GAGTCAGATTATCCTGTTCACGAGCAGATTGACCTGTATGATGATGTCATCTCACCATCTGCCAACAACGGGGATGCACCTGAGGACCGAGATTACCTGGACAACCTGCCTGCGCCGGGAGGATCCGAGGGGAGCAAAGGAGCGCCGCCGAACGTCGTCTACACCTACACTGGCAAACGAATCGCTCTGTACATCGGCAACCTCACATGG TGGACCACTGATGAAGATTTGACCGATGCTATTCGCTCAGTAGGCATCAATGATGTGCTGGAGATCAAGTTTTTTGAGAATCGGGCAAATGGCCAGTCAAAAGG GTTTGCTCTGGTCTGCGTGGGTTCAGACTCTTCCTCCAGgaagctgatggatctgctgtccAAGCGGGAGCTGCACGGACAAAACCCCATTGTCACCCCTTGCAACAAACAGTCGCTCAGCCAGTTTGAGATGCAGTCGCGAAAAA TTTCTGTCCACCCAGGCACACAGTCTGGTCAGATGTCAGGAGAGGGGAAGGCTGGACCTCCAGGCATAGGAGGTCGCAGTGGCTTCCCTCTTGGCAAGAATCGAGGACGCTTTCCCACACCTCCTGGCCCCGGAGGAGACCGCTTTCCTGGACCTGGTGGACCCGGAGGACCTCCACCACACTTCTCAG GTATGCAAGGCCCGCCGCGTCCTCCCTCAGGCCCACCTGGGCCTCCAGGACCCCCCGGGCCCCCTCCACCTGGACAAGGTCTGCTGCCGCCCCTCGGAGGTCCTCCGAACAGAGGAGACCGTCTTCCTCCACCCGTCATGTTTCCTGGTCAGTTTGGTCAGCCTCCTATGGGTCCGATGCCTCCTGGGCCACCTCCACCTGGATATGGGCCTCCCCCGGGCCCCCCTCCACTTCAGCAGGGTCTGCCCCCTCCAGGACCCTTCCCTCCCCGTCCTCCTGGGCCCTTAGGACCCCCGCTTGGCCTCGTGCCTCCACCACACATGCAGGGACCCCCGCCTGGAGGTCCACCGCCCGCCCCTCACGTAAACCCGGCCTTCTTCCCACCGCCCGGAAACAACAACATGCCCTCGTCTGACGGCAGGGGCCCTCCGCCGGGGGACATGTACGGCCGCCCGCCTCCATACGACAGAGACTATGGCCCTGGCGGCAG GGACATGGATTCGTCTCGCGCTCCTCTGAGCGAAGCTGAGTTTGAGGAGATCATGAATCGTAACAGAGCGATCTCCAGCAGTGCTATCTCGAGGGCAGTCTCCGATGCAAGCGCAG CTGATTACGGCAGTGCTATAGAGACTCTGGTGACCGCCATCTCTCTGATCAAGCAGTCGAAGGTTTCTGCTGATGACCGCTGTAAAGTCCTCATCAGCTCACTGCAGGACTGCTTGCATGGAATCGAGTCCAAATCCTATGGCTCTGTTTCAGG CAGCAGAAGGGAGCGGTCCAGAGAGAGGGACCACAGTCGCTCTAACGAGAAGCGTCACCGCAAGTCTCGCAGCCGAGACCGCCGCGAGGACTATTACAGGGAGCGCAGCCGCGAGAGAGACCGCCATCGTGACCGAGACCGTGAGAGAGACCGAGAACGTGAGCGGGAGTATCGCCGTTAG
- the LOC132098645 gene encoding cleavage and polyadenylation specificity factor subunit 6 isoform X3 translates to MADGVDHIDIYADVEEEFNQESDYPVHEQIDLYDDVISPSANNGDAPEDRDYLDNLPAPGGSEGSKGAPPNVVYTYTGKRIALYIGNLTWWTTDEDLTDAIRSVGINDVLEIKFFENRANGQSKGFALVCVGSDSSSRKLMDLLSKRELHGQNPIVTPCNKQSLSQFEMQSRKSTQSGQMSGEGKAGPPGIGGRSGFPLGKNRGRFPTPPGPGGDRFPGPGGPGGPPPHFSGMQGPPRPPSGPPGPPGPPGPPPPGQGLLPPLGGPPNRGDRLPPPVMFPGQFGQPPMGPMPPGPPPPGYGPPPGPPPLQQGLPPPGPFPPRPPGPLGPPLGLVPPPHMQGPPPGGPPPAPHVNPAFFPPPGNNNMPSSDGRGPPPGDMYGRPPPYDRDYGPGGRDMDSSRAPLSEAEFEEIMNRNRAISSSAISRAVSDASAADYGSAIETLVTAISLIKQSKVSADDRCKVLISSLQDCLHGIESKSYGSVSGSRRERSRERDHSRSNEKRHRKSRSRDRREDYYRERSRERDRHRDRDRERDREREREYRR, encoded by the exons ATGGCGGACGGTGTTGACCACATCGATATTTACGCCGATGTAGAAGAGGAATTTAATCAG GAGTCAGATTATCCTGTTCACGAGCAGATTGACCTGTATGATGATGTCATCTCACCATCTGCCAACAACGGGGATGCACCTGAGGACCGAGATTACCTGGACAACCTGCCTGCGCCGGGAGGATCCGAGGGGAGCAAAGGAGCGCCGCCGAACGTCGTCTACACCTACACTGGCAAACGAATCGCTCTGTACATCGGCAACCTCACATGG TGGACCACTGATGAAGATTTGACCGATGCTATTCGCTCAGTAGGCATCAATGATGTGCTGGAGATCAAGTTTTTTGAGAATCGGGCAAATGGCCAGTCAAAAGG GTTTGCTCTGGTCTGCGTGGGTTCAGACTCTTCCTCCAGgaagctgatggatctgctgtccAAGCGGGAGCTGCACGGACAAAACCCCATTGTCACCCCTTGCAACAAACAGTCGCTCAGCCAGTTTGAGATGCAGTCGCGAAAAA GCACACAGTCTGGTCAGATGTCAGGAGAGGGGAAGGCTGGACCTCCAGGCATAGGAGGTCGCAGTGGCTTCCCTCTTGGCAAGAATCGAGGACGCTTTCCCACACCTCCTGGCCCCGGAGGAGACCGCTTTCCTGGACCTGGTGGACCCGGAGGACCTCCACCACACTTCTCAG GTATGCAAGGCCCGCCGCGTCCTCCCTCAGGCCCACCTGGGCCTCCAGGACCCCCCGGGCCCCCTCCACCTGGACAAGGTCTGCTGCCGCCCCTCGGAGGTCCTCCGAACAGAGGAGACCGTCTTCCTCCACCCGTCATGTTTCCTGGTCAGTTTGGTCAGCCTCCTATGGGTCCGATGCCTCCTGGGCCACCTCCACCTGGATATGGGCCTCCCCCGGGCCCCCCTCCACTTCAGCAGGGTCTGCCCCCTCCAGGACCCTTCCCTCCCCGTCCTCCTGGGCCCTTAGGACCCCCGCTTGGCCTCGTGCCTCCACCACACATGCAGGGACCCCCGCCTGGAGGTCCACCGCCCGCCCCTCACGTAAACCCGGCCTTCTTCCCACCGCCCGGAAACAACAACATGCCCTCGTCTGACGGCAGGGGCCCTCCGCCGGGGGACATGTACGGCCGCCCGCCTCCATACGACAGAGACTATGGCCCTGGCGGCAG GGACATGGATTCGTCTCGCGCTCCTCTGAGCGAAGCTGAGTTTGAGGAGATCATGAATCGTAACAGAGCGATCTCCAGCAGTGCTATCTCGAGGGCAGTCTCCGATGCAAGCGCAG CTGATTACGGCAGTGCTATAGAGACTCTGGTGACCGCCATCTCTCTGATCAAGCAGTCGAAGGTTTCTGCTGATGACCGCTGTAAAGTCCTCATCAGCTCACTGCAGGACTGCTTGCATGGAATCGAGTCCAAATCCTATGGCTCTGTTTCAGG CAGCAGAAGGGAGCGGTCCAGAGAGAGGGACCACAGTCGCTCTAACGAGAAGCGTCACCGCAAGTCTCGCAGCCGAGACCGCCGCGAGGACTATTACAGGGAGCGCAGCCGCGAGAGAGACCGCCATCGTGACCGAGACCGTGAGAGAGACCGAGAACGTGAGCGGGAGTATCGCCGTTAG
- the LOC132098645 gene encoding cleavage and polyadenylation specificity factor subunit 6 isoform X4, translating to MADGVDHIDIYADVEEEFNQESDYPVHEQIDLYDDVISPSANNGDAPEDRDYLDNLPAPGGSEGSKGAPPNVVYTYTGKRIALYIGNLTWWTTDEDLTDAIRSVGINDVLEIKFFENRANGQSKGFALVCVGSDSSSRKLMDLLSKRELHGQNPIVTPCNKQSLSQFEMQSRKSTQSGQMSGEGKAGPPGIGGRSGFPLGKNRGRFPTPPGPGGDRFPGPGGPGGPPPHFSGMQGPPRPPSGPPGPPGPPGPPPPGQGLLPPLGGPPNRGDRLPPPVMFPGQFGQPPMGPMPPGPPPPGYGPPPGPPPLQQGLPPPGPFPPRPPGPLGPPLGLVPPPHMQGPPPGGPPPAPHVNPAFFPPPGNNNMPSSDGRGPPPGDMYGRPPPYDRDYGPGGRDMDSSRAPLSEAEFEEIMNRNRAISSSAISRAVSDASAADYGSAIETLVTAISLIKQSKVSADDRCKVLISSLQDCLHGIESKSYGSVSGRRERSRERDHSRSNEKRHRKSRSRDRREDYYRERSRERDRHRDRDRERDREREREYRR from the exons ATGGCGGACGGTGTTGACCACATCGATATTTACGCCGATGTAGAAGAGGAATTTAATCAG GAGTCAGATTATCCTGTTCACGAGCAGATTGACCTGTATGATGATGTCATCTCACCATCTGCCAACAACGGGGATGCACCTGAGGACCGAGATTACCTGGACAACCTGCCTGCGCCGGGAGGATCCGAGGGGAGCAAAGGAGCGCCGCCGAACGTCGTCTACACCTACACTGGCAAACGAATCGCTCTGTACATCGGCAACCTCACATGG TGGACCACTGATGAAGATTTGACCGATGCTATTCGCTCAGTAGGCATCAATGATGTGCTGGAGATCAAGTTTTTTGAGAATCGGGCAAATGGCCAGTCAAAAGG GTTTGCTCTGGTCTGCGTGGGTTCAGACTCTTCCTCCAGgaagctgatggatctgctgtccAAGCGGGAGCTGCACGGACAAAACCCCATTGTCACCCCTTGCAACAAACAGTCGCTCAGCCAGTTTGAGATGCAGTCGCGAAAAA GCACACAGTCTGGTCAGATGTCAGGAGAGGGGAAGGCTGGACCTCCAGGCATAGGAGGTCGCAGTGGCTTCCCTCTTGGCAAGAATCGAGGACGCTTTCCCACACCTCCTGGCCCCGGAGGAGACCGCTTTCCTGGACCTGGTGGACCCGGAGGACCTCCACCACACTTCTCAG GTATGCAAGGCCCGCCGCGTCCTCCCTCAGGCCCACCTGGGCCTCCAGGACCCCCCGGGCCCCCTCCACCTGGACAAGGTCTGCTGCCGCCCCTCGGAGGTCCTCCGAACAGAGGAGACCGTCTTCCTCCACCCGTCATGTTTCCTGGTCAGTTTGGTCAGCCTCCTATGGGTCCGATGCCTCCTGGGCCACCTCCACCTGGATATGGGCCTCCCCCGGGCCCCCCTCCACTTCAGCAGGGTCTGCCCCCTCCAGGACCCTTCCCTCCCCGTCCTCCTGGGCCCTTAGGACCCCCGCTTGGCCTCGTGCCTCCACCACACATGCAGGGACCCCCGCCTGGAGGTCCACCGCCCGCCCCTCACGTAAACCCGGCCTTCTTCCCACCGCCCGGAAACAACAACATGCCCTCGTCTGACGGCAGGGGCCCTCCGCCGGGGGACATGTACGGCCGCCCGCCTCCATACGACAGAGACTATGGCCCTGGCGGCAG GGACATGGATTCGTCTCGCGCTCCTCTGAGCGAAGCTGAGTTTGAGGAGATCATGAATCGTAACAGAGCGATCTCCAGCAGTGCTATCTCGAGGGCAGTCTCCGATGCAAGCGCAG CTGATTACGGCAGTGCTATAGAGACTCTGGTGACCGCCATCTCTCTGATCAAGCAGTCGAAGGTTTCTGCTGATGACCGCTGTAAAGTCCTCATCAGCTCACTGCAGGACTGCTTGCATGGAATCGAGTCCAAATCCTATGGCTCTGTTTCAGG CAGAAGGGAGCGGTCCAGAGAGAGGGACCACAGTCGCTCTAACGAGAAGCGTCACCGCAAGTCTCGCAGCCGAGACCGCCGCGAGGACTATTACAGGGAGCGCAGCCGCGAGAGAGACCGCCATCGTGACCGAGACCGTGAGAGAGACCGAGAACGTGAGCGGGAGTATCGCCGTTAG
- the LOC132098645 gene encoding cleavage and polyadenylation specificity factor subunit 6 isoform X2, translating into MADGVDHIDIYADVEEEFNQESDYPVHEQIDLYDDVISPSANNGDAPEDRDYLDNLPAPGGSEGSKGAPPNVVYTYTGKRIALYIGNLTWWTTDEDLTDAIRSVGINDVLEIKFFENRANGQSKGFALVCVGSDSSSRKLMDLLSKRELHGQNPIVTPCNKQSLSQFEMQSRKISVHPGTQSGQMSGEGKAGPPGIGGRSGFPLGKNRGRFPTPPGPGGDRFPGPGGPGGPPPHFSGMQGPPRPPSGPPGPPGPPGPPPPGQGLLPPLGGPPNRGDRLPPPVMFPGQFGQPPMGPMPPGPPPPGYGPPPGPPPLQQGLPPPGPFPPRPPGPLGPPLGLVPPPHMQGPPPGGPPPAPHVNPAFFPPPGNNNMPSSDGRGPPPGDMYGRPPPYDRDYGPGGRDMDSSRAPLSEAEFEEIMNRNRAISSSAISRAVSDASAADYGSAIETLVTAISLIKQSKVSADDRCKVLISSLQDCLHGIESKSYGSVSGRRERSRERDHSRSNEKRHRKSRSRDRREDYYRERSRERDRHRDRDRERDREREREYRR; encoded by the exons ATGGCGGACGGTGTTGACCACATCGATATTTACGCCGATGTAGAAGAGGAATTTAATCAG GAGTCAGATTATCCTGTTCACGAGCAGATTGACCTGTATGATGATGTCATCTCACCATCTGCCAACAACGGGGATGCACCTGAGGACCGAGATTACCTGGACAACCTGCCTGCGCCGGGAGGATCCGAGGGGAGCAAAGGAGCGCCGCCGAACGTCGTCTACACCTACACTGGCAAACGAATCGCTCTGTACATCGGCAACCTCACATGG TGGACCACTGATGAAGATTTGACCGATGCTATTCGCTCAGTAGGCATCAATGATGTGCTGGAGATCAAGTTTTTTGAGAATCGGGCAAATGGCCAGTCAAAAGG GTTTGCTCTGGTCTGCGTGGGTTCAGACTCTTCCTCCAGgaagctgatggatctgctgtccAAGCGGGAGCTGCACGGACAAAACCCCATTGTCACCCCTTGCAACAAACAGTCGCTCAGCCAGTTTGAGATGCAGTCGCGAAAAA TTTCTGTCCACCCAGGCACACAGTCTGGTCAGATGTCAGGAGAGGGGAAGGCTGGACCTCCAGGCATAGGAGGTCGCAGTGGCTTCCCTCTTGGCAAGAATCGAGGACGCTTTCCCACACCTCCTGGCCCCGGAGGAGACCGCTTTCCTGGACCTGGTGGACCCGGAGGACCTCCACCACACTTCTCAG GTATGCAAGGCCCGCCGCGTCCTCCCTCAGGCCCACCTGGGCCTCCAGGACCCCCCGGGCCCCCTCCACCTGGACAAGGTCTGCTGCCGCCCCTCGGAGGTCCTCCGAACAGAGGAGACCGTCTTCCTCCACCCGTCATGTTTCCTGGTCAGTTTGGTCAGCCTCCTATGGGTCCGATGCCTCCTGGGCCACCTCCACCTGGATATGGGCCTCCCCCGGGCCCCCCTCCACTTCAGCAGGGTCTGCCCCCTCCAGGACCCTTCCCTCCCCGTCCTCCTGGGCCCTTAGGACCCCCGCTTGGCCTCGTGCCTCCACCACACATGCAGGGACCCCCGCCTGGAGGTCCACCGCCCGCCCCTCACGTAAACCCGGCCTTCTTCCCACCGCCCGGAAACAACAACATGCCCTCGTCTGACGGCAGGGGCCCTCCGCCGGGGGACATGTACGGCCGCCCGCCTCCATACGACAGAGACTATGGCCCTGGCGGCAG GGACATGGATTCGTCTCGCGCTCCTCTGAGCGAAGCTGAGTTTGAGGAGATCATGAATCGTAACAGAGCGATCTCCAGCAGTGCTATCTCGAGGGCAGTCTCCGATGCAAGCGCAG CTGATTACGGCAGTGCTATAGAGACTCTGGTGACCGCCATCTCTCTGATCAAGCAGTCGAAGGTTTCTGCTGATGACCGCTGTAAAGTCCTCATCAGCTCACTGCAGGACTGCTTGCATGGAATCGAGTCCAAATCCTATGGCTCTGTTTCAGG CAGAAGGGAGCGGTCCAGAGAGAGGGACCACAGTCGCTCTAACGAGAAGCGTCACCGCAAGTCTCGCAGCCGAGACCGCCGCGAGGACTATTACAGGGAGCGCAGCCGCGAGAGAGACCGCCATCGTGACCGAGACCGTGAGAGAGACCGAGAACGTGAGCGGGAGTATCGCCGTTAG